A single Ziziphus jujuba cultivar Dongzao chromosome 11, ASM3175591v1 DNA region contains:
- the LOC125419515 gene encoding uncharacterized protein LOC125419515, producing MSNSSDISYADHRALVVPEPTQEMFHYTNLSFPRLHTGNYRRGSSLNQNSSFQIPITCLEFHIRNVQTTGVQGLIRIKGYMVFHRENSYYSSGMYYDQNLEDSQPRDPIRFSLHGFWSESSGKLCMVGSSYDRIKRGNSLNLPAVFKLYNVKKSTSVGGLITGALQSLLSSENGPKFFEPISIMMFPRMNYEYSLILKKKYLVLVKMLMFLWACLLLLFQEIISVPCVNVFNLRYASHCGFAKNCTPFVWDFDYLPGIVSLNEIECSEDKQKLRATIKFRLSRYEEEAFYPNTTFVGEGLWNSKNNHLFIVACRFLNVSENSFANVHVGDCSTRLSLRYPSIWTIGNMKSIVGDIWSNKGLTEFGYFDKIRIESSFQDLPIGVLGLKYEYTKIDKARKVCTRKKSSTKKGAIYPNVFSQEMRFDISFTMNIFAEGVYDSAIGRLCMIGCRTPGLSVEQQTDIGFVDCEIRIDFQFPPVNSRNGSARVKASIESTRHKSDPLHFEPLVLSSVSDETYAAED from the exons ATGAGTAATTCATCTGACATCTCTTATGCTGATCACCGTGCTTTAGTGGTTCCAGAACCAACCCAAGAAATGTTCCATTACACCAACTTGTCATTTCCCAGACTACACACTGGCAACTACAGAAGAGGTAGCAGTCTAAATCAAAACTCATCCTTTCAGATCCCAATCACTTGCCTTGAATTCCATATCAGGAATGTCCAAACAACTGGTGTCCAAGGCTTAATCAGAATTAAAGGCTATATGGTATTTCACAGAGAAAATAGTTACTATTCTAGTGGTATGTATTATGATCAGAATCTAGAGGATTCTCAACCAAGAGATCCAATCAGGTTTAGTCTCCATGGTTTCTGGTCAGAATCATCTGGGAAGCTTTGTATGGTCGGATCGAGCTATGATCGAATCAAAAGAGGTAATTCACTGAATCTTCCTGCTGTTTTTAAGCTTTATAatgtcaaaaagtcaactagtGTTGGTGGATTGATTACTGGGGCATTACAGAGCTTGTTGAGTTCTGAGAATGGACCAAAATTTTTTGAACCAATCTCCATTATGATGTTTCCTAGGATGAATTATGAGTACTCTTTGATTCTGAAGAAGAAGTACTTAGTTCTGGTGAAAATGCTCATGTTCCTTTGGGCTTGCCTCTTGCTTCTTTTCCAAGAGATAATTTCTGTTCCCTGTGTCAATGTATTCAATCTGAGATATGCAAGCCATTGCGGTTTTGCAAAGAATTGTACCCCATTTGTTTGGGATTTTGACTATTTGCCTGGTATTGTGTCCTTAAATGAAATTGAGTGTTCTGAGGATAAACAAAAGCTGCGTGCTACAATAAAATTCCGTCTCAGTAGATATGAGGAAGAGGCTTTCTATCCCAACACAACGTTTGTTGGGGAAGGGTTGTGGAATTCAAAGAACAACCACCTTTTTATTGTTGCTTGCAGATTTTTAAATGTGAGTGAAAATTCTTTTGCTAATGTTCATGTGGGTGATTGTTCAACAAGATTAAGCTTGAGATACCCATCAATCTGGACAATTGGAAACATGAAGAGCATTGTGGGGGATATTTGGAGCAATAAAGGTTTGACAGAGTTTGGTTACTTCGATAAGATTAGAATTGAAAGTTCTTTTCAGGACCTTCCCATAGGGGTTCTTGGCTTGAAGTACGAGTATACGAAAATCGACAAGGCAAGAAAAGTGTGCACCAGAAAGAAATCTAGTACTAAAAAGGGAGCAATTTACCCTAATGTATTCTCTCAAGAAATGAGATTCGATATATCATTTACAA TGAACATTTTTGCTGAAGGAGTTTATGATTCCGCAATAGGAAGGCTGTGCATGATTGGCTGCAGAACACCTGGCCTAAGTGTCGAACAGCAAACTGATATTGGTTTTGTGGACTGTGAGATTCGTATTGATTTTCAGTTCCCTCCGGTCAATTCAAGGAATGGTTCAGCTCGTGTCAAGGCAAGCATTGAAAGCACAAGACACAAATCTGATCCTCTTCATTTTGAACCTCTGGTCTTGTCCTCAGTTTCTGATGAAACATATGCAGCAGAGGACTAA
- the LOC107422395 gene encoding uncharacterized protein LOC107422395 has translation MAIFKLSCLILLFLLPTTSSSYYGSAPTESQISYADHCASIVPKPTQEQFHYTRFSLPRHTGYYKGGSNLLIKNSSFGVPAVTSLIFRIWSIQAADHVEGLFKISGYIVFHRDGTYYHLRNYTHSPPTYYSGGMYYDEKQYYYSKHRGPVRFSLNGFWSESSGKLCMIGWYYSRQSHSGNSLYQPAVLKLYNFKNSTTAVNGLITGTLESLLNSENDPNFFKPVSIMILPMFNYEYSLVSKENVSGLLVQNYSSPGLPLTSFPRQTFCSLFSKAVNLFDLRFAGHCGFSAKNCTPFGRETEYLPLVVSFSEIECLEHKQRLRALIKFSSSRYDEPFNPNTALIGEGLWDSKKNQLNLVGCRFLGWTEDSFADAHVGDCSIGLSLRYPSIWTIGNSNSIVGNIWTTKNVTELGYFDKISFKRSYLNLPMRVSGLKYQYTKIDKARKLCSRKKHVNEEGAIYPYPFSQDMGFDLKLNSAKRLTVWGYSSPLSVGNELYSQFWYSKHYSNSTFAKTKQINISYQIGIRLLYGAKLSNGVSIFNMSSRSSSKVDISAEGIYDYSTGKLCLTGCRNLDLSDQLPIDIGSGDCEIRIDIQFSGRHSNYSSGFIKGSIGSTRKKSDPLHFEPLDFASAAYETSVALESISRMDVEIVMVLISTTLACVFLGIQLFHLKRHPDVPACISLFMLAILTVGYMIPLMLNFEALFMKSPNRQNLLLGSGGWFEANEVIVRVLTLIALLLQFRLLQFTLSARSSGGIPNESWIAEKEALFVALPLYAAGALLTMFMTWRKSNYDHVLLTSSLTSYQENRVLDALKSYAGLVLDGFLLPQILLNIFRNSRENVLSWSFYIGTTFVRLLPHAYDLYTAQTTDRYIDRSNIFVNPAADFYSIAWDVIITFGGLLFALIIFLQQKFGGRCVLTFRFKKLDVLQKVPTASET, from the coding sequence ATGGCTATTTTCAAACTATCATGTCTTATACTTCTCTTCCTTCTTCCCACCACCTCTTCTTCCTACTATGGTTCAGCCCCAACCGAATCTCAAATCTCTTATGCTGATCACTGTGCTTCAATCGTCCCTAAACCAACCCAAGAACAGTTTCATTACACCAGATTTTCATTGCCAAGACATACTGGTTATTACAAAGGAGGTAGCAATCTTCTAATCAAAAACTCATCCTTTGGTGTCCCTGCAGTCACCTCCCTTATATTTCGTATATGGAGTATCCAAGCAGCCGATCATGTCGAAGGCTTGTTCAAAATTTCCGGCTATATTGTGTTTCATAGAGACGGTACGTACTACCATCTTCGCAATTATACACACAGCCCGCCTACTTACTATTCAGGTGGCATGTATTATGATGAGAAGCAGTACTACTATTCTAAACATAGAGGCCCGGTCAGGTTTAGTCTAAATGGGTTCTGGTCAGAATCATCTGGCAAGCTTTGTATGATTGGATGGTATTATAGTCGTCAATCTCATTCAGGTAATTCACTGTATCAACCTGCTGTTCTTAAGCTGTATAATTTCAAGAATTCAACTACTGCTGTTAATGGATTGATAACCGGAACATTAGAGAGCTTGTTGAATTCTGAGAATGATCCAAATTTCTTCAAACCTGTCTCTATTATGATCCTTCCTATGTTTAATTATGAGTACAGTCTGGTTTCTAAAGAAAATGTTTCTGGGTTACTGGTTCAAAATTATAGTTCTCCCGGTTTGCCACTTACTTCTTTCCCAAGGCAAACTTTCTGTTCACTGTTTTCAAAGGCAGTCAATCTTTTCGATTTGAGATTTGCAGGCCATTGTGGCTTCTCTGCAAAGAATTGTACTCCTTTTGGTAGGGAAACTGAATATTTACCTCTTGTTGTGTCGTTCAGTGAAATTGAGTGTTTAGAGCATAAACAAAGGTTGAGAGCTCTGATAAAATTCTCATCTAGTAGATATGATGAGCCCTTCAATCCCAATACAGCTTTGATTGGAGAAGGATTGTGGGATTCAAAGAAGAACCAGCTTAATCTTGTTGGTTGCAGATTTCTAGGTTGGACCGAGGATTCTTTTGCTGATGCTCATGTGGGTGATTGTTCAATAGGACTAAGCTTGAGATACCCATCGATCTGGACAATTGGAAACAGTAATAGCATTGTGGGGAATATTTGGACCACCAAAAATGTGACAGAGTTGGGTTACTTTGACAAGATCAGCTTTAAACGTTCTTATCTGAACTTGCCCATGAGGGTTTCAGGCTTGAAGTACCAGTATACGAAAATTGACAAGGCAAGAAAGTTGTGCTCAAGAAAGAAGCATGTAAATGAAGAGGGGGCAATATACCCATATCCATTTTCTCAAGACATGGGTTTCGACCTGAAGCTTAATAGTGCAAAAAGACTAACAGTGTGGGGCTATTCTTCTCCTCTCTCTGTTGGTAACGAGCTCTATAGCCAGTTTTGGTATTCGAAACATTACTCTAACTCAACCTTCGCAAAGACAAAACAGATCAATATCAGCTATCAAATAGGCATCAGACTGCTTTATGGTGCAAAGTTGAGTAATGGGGTTTCTATTTTCAACATGTCTTCGAGATCAAGTTCGAAGGTGGACATTTCTGCTGAAGGGATCTATGATTATTCAACAGGAAAGCTGTGCTTGACTGGCTGCAGAAATCTTGACTTAAGTGATCAATTACCAATAGATATTGGTTCTGGGGATTGTGAGATTCGTATAGATATCCAGTTCTCTGGAAGGCATTCTAACTATAGTTCAGGTTTCATCAAGGGAAGCATTGGAAGCACAAGAAAAAAGTCTGATCCCCTTCATTTTGAACCTCTGGACTTTGCCTCAGCTGCTTATGAAACATCCGTAGCATTAGAATCCATTTCGAGGATGGATGTGGAGATCGTCATGGTTCTCATATCCACCACTCTTGCATGTGTGTTTTTGGGAATACAACTCTTCCATTTGAAAAGGCACCCTGATGTGCCTGCCTGCATTTCGCTTTTCATGCTTGCGATTCTAACAGTGGGCTACATGATACCTCTCATGCTTAACTTTGAAGCCCTGTTCATGAAAAGTCCTAATCGCCAAAATCTCTTGCTTGGAAGTGGAGGATGGTTTGAAGCTAATGAGGTAATTGTAAGGGTACTGACTTTGATTGCTCTGTTGTTACAATTCCGTCTTTTGCAGTTTACGTTGTCAGCAAGATCCTCTGGCGGAATCCCAAATGAGTCCTGGATTGCTGAGAAGGAGGCACTGTTTGTTGCTTTACCATTATATGCTGCAGGGGCTTTGCTCACCATGTTTATGACTTGGAGGAAAAGCAATTATGATCATGTTTTGCTTACCTCTTCCCTTACTAGTTACCAGGAGAATCGCGTTTTGGATGCTTTGAAATCTTATGCTGGTTTGGTCTTGGATGGATTTCTTTTGCCCCAAATCCTTCTTAACATCTTCAGGAATTCAAGAGAAAATGTTTTGTCCTGGTCCTTCTACATTGGAACAACTTTTGTTCGTCTGCTACCGCATGCTTATGATCTTTACACGGCTCAGACCACTGATAGATACATTGACAGGTCCAACATATTTGTGAATCCTGCTGCAGACTTCTACTCAATTGCTTGGGATGTCATTATCACTTTCGGAGGTCTGCTTTTTGCGTTGATCATTTTCTTGCAGCAGAAGTTTGGTGGTCGTTGCGTCCTTACTTTTAGGTTCAAAAAGTTGGATGTGCTCCAGAAGGTGCCTACTGCAAGTGAAACATGA